A single window of Gimesia chilikensis DNA harbors:
- a CDS encoding glycerophosphodiester phosphodiesterase, with protein MKTESGKGVALNYLMMGIGLLCTLSIVSEALFAGDPILIAHRGLLRHAPENTLPAFSTCLDLGLGIELDIRTTKDGELVIIHDDSLQRTTDGGKRSIRDITWAEVQQLDAGKWFDPAFAGTRIPTLEETLKLIRDRKRGETVIALNIKQLNTEGERQLIQLLEQYDLFGDCFGFDQSADMSQRLKKLNPKFRVGQNVSRKNLEARLSEGKPDVFLLTFVPEKSEVDSLKQQGKQVLFNFGGAGEARRNPKVWNQIRAAGVEGMLTDYPLECRRIWREADPGS; from the coding sequence ATGAAAACAGAATCCGGAAAGGGCGTTGCTTTGAATTATCTCATGATGGGAATTGGTTTGCTCTGTACGTTGAGCATCGTCTCTGAGGCTTTATTCGCAGGGGATCCAATCTTAATCGCGCATCGGGGACTGCTGCGCCATGCTCCCGAAAATACGCTCCCCGCGTTTTCAACGTGCCTGGATCTCGGGTTGGGCATTGAACTGGATATCCGAACGACAAAAGATGGTGAACTGGTCATCATTCACGATGACAGTCTGCAGCGTACAACTGACGGAGGCAAACGTTCCATCAGAGACATCACCTGGGCAGAGGTCCAACAGCTGGATGCTGGTAAGTGGTTTGATCCTGCTTTCGCCGGAACGCGGATTCCAACTCTGGAAGAGACTCTGAAGCTGATCAGGGATCGCAAACGGGGCGAGACTGTGATCGCACTGAACATCAAGCAGCTGAATACCGAAGGCGAACGTCAACTGATTCAACTGCTGGAACAATATGATCTGTTCGGCGACTGTTTTGGCTTTGATCAGAGTGCTGATATGAGTCAGCGTCTGAAAAAGTTGAATCCAAAGTTTCGCGTCGGACAAAATGTCAGCCGGAAGAATCTGGAAGCGCGTCTCAGTGAGGGAAAACCGGATGTTTTTCTGCTGACCTTTGTTCCTGAAAAGTCAGAAGTCGACTCTCTCAAACAGCAGGGTAAACAGGTGCTGTTTAATTTTGGTGGCGCAGGGGAGGCCCGTCGGAATCCAAAGGTCTGGAACCAGATCCGTGCGGCTGGCGTGGAAGGCATGCTGACCGATTATCCACTGGAGTGCCGTCGCATCTGGAGAGAAGCAGATCCGGGTTCCTGA
- a CDS encoding prenyltransferase/squalene oxidase repeat-containing protein, producing MYRSILQACVCCLILNLALLSPAGESTPDPALVRSAISRSIPLIEKAAAGSARERTCFTCHNQALAVLVFSEAQPRGFKIDQVIFQKQVDHTAAALRRGLEKYQAGQGQGGGPDMASFSLWTLELAGRKPDEVTAAVTGYLLERNRSRNHWLRNSTRPPSMSSDTNTSYFVIRALRNFGTEAQQSRIQERLDQSRDWFLKLKPASTEERVFQLIAFQELNVAESRIQAAARELAQLQNSDGGWSQLPEMTSDAYATGTVLVALLRSGQLKGNDLSIQRGIKYLLETQKPDGSWYVKSRANPFQTYFETGYPHGKDQFISVTAASWATVALLLTLPADE from the coding sequence ATGTACCGTTCGATTCTGCAGGCATGCGTCTGCTGTCTCATCCTGAATCTCGCACTCTTATCGCCAGCCGGTGAATCCACTCCCGATCCGGCTCTGGTCCGGTCAGCCATTTCTCGTTCCATCCCCCTCATCGAAAAAGCAGCCGCAGGTTCAGCCCGCGAACGAACCTGTTTCACCTGTCACAACCAGGCACTGGCCGTCCTGGTATTCAGTGAGGCACAGCCGCGGGGATTCAAAATCGATCAGGTCATTTTCCAGAAACAGGTCGATCACACAGCAGCTGCCCTCAGACGGGGGCTGGAAAAATATCAGGCGGGACAAGGTCAGGGAGGCGGTCCTGATATGGCTAGTTTTTCCCTCTGGACACTGGAGCTGGCAGGCAGAAAACCGGATGAAGTCACAGCAGCCGTCACAGGGTATCTGCTGGAACGCAACCGCTCCCGCAATCATTGGCTGCGTAATTCTACCCGGCCTCCCTCCATGTCCAGCGATACCAACACCAGTTATTTCGTAATACGGGCACTGAGAAATTTTGGAACCGAAGCACAACAATCCCGGATCCAGGAACGTCTCGATCAAAGCCGCGACTGGTTCCTGAAACTCAAACCGGCTTCCACCGAAGAACGGGTCTTTCAGTTAATAGCCTTCCAGGAACTCAATGTTGCAGAGTCTCGCATACAAGCGGCGGCCCGGGAACTGGCCCAGCTGCAGAATTCCGATGGGGGCTGGTCACAACTCCCCGAGATGACCAGCGACGCCTACGCGACAGGGACCGTCCTGGTGGCCCTCTTACGTTCGGGACAACTGAAGGGAAATGATCTGAGCATTCAACGCGGCATAAAATACCTGCTCGAGACTCAGAAACCGGATGGCTCCTGGTATGTGAAATCGCGTGCCAATCCATTCCAGACTTACTTCGAAACCGGCTATCCGCATGGGAAAGACCAGTTCATCTCAGTCACCGCGGCCAGTTGGGCCACCGTTGCACTACTACTGACTCTGCCGGCCGATGAATAA
- a CDS encoding serine hydrolase gives MSALEYQRFVSGLGKQDLALAEVTVFPGQRSIEFAAIAVPRAGQRDWKAHHGLTIGQLNQKLEEYAADGFQPVDISGCELRGSARYAVIWEKGAAPDFILKHSLDDAELQETLETLKEQGYSPLSLDGFALRNKASHAGIWVKQQANAWEAECNVSADRFPQTYDEFIARGYRLEELCGFSIDNTPFYHALWSKVSGPIWQARFHSTASQLEEVDKKRRTENLELAYLDGYQVNGKTFFNAIWRKPEQRPRMTPSPIRWQTAADIPVTGLEQPELASLDQSIKEFLLEYHPPGASVAVSYRGRLVYARGFGYADVEQKKKVQPDSQFRIASLSKPITAVAIMKLIEQGKLQLDTKVFSVLKDYQKELAAPEVDSRLKEITIQNLLNHTGGWDRDASFDPMFRSVAFARQLGKQPPAEADDVIRIMVQKPLDFAPGEKYAYSNFGYCLLGRVIEELTGQPYADYVQQTICQPLGMKHTELGRTLLINRRPNEVKYYSGDVGSTVYSNNTLSEVPRPYGAWYLEAMDSHGGWISSAPDLVRFATAFNLPDECPILQAPALSQMFARPEGSAGFTEDGVPKVAYYACGWMVRPIDTAGNANHWHMGALDGTSTLLVRRLDRINWAILFNTHQGADQKRLSNLIDAPMHRWINQIENWPEKDQFRED, from the coding sequence ATGTCTGCGTTAGAGTACCAGCGTTTTGTTTCAGGTCTCGGGAAGCAGGACCTGGCCCTCGCTGAAGTCACTGTTTTTCCAGGACAGCGATCCATCGAATTTGCAGCAATCGCCGTCCCCCGTGCTGGTCAGCGAGACTGGAAAGCACATCACGGGCTGACGATCGGTCAGCTGAATCAGAAATTAGAGGAATATGCTGCAGATGGTTTTCAACCCGTGGATATCAGCGGATGTGAACTAAGAGGCTCAGCCCGTTATGCTGTCATCTGGGAAAAGGGGGCCGCTCCCGATTTCATTTTGAAACATTCCCTCGATGATGCTGAGCTCCAGGAAACCCTGGAGACACTGAAAGAACAGGGCTATAGCCCACTTTCCCTGGATGGATTTGCTCTCCGCAATAAAGCCTCCCATGCAGGGATCTGGGTGAAACAGCAGGCAAACGCCTGGGAAGCAGAATGTAATGTCTCCGCAGACAGGTTTCCTCAAACCTACGACGAGTTTATCGCGCGTGGCTATCGCCTGGAAGAACTCTGCGGGTTCAGTATTGATAACACTCCCTTTTACCATGCCCTCTGGTCCAAAGTTTCCGGCCCGATCTGGCAGGCACGATTTCATTCTACTGCCAGTCAATTAGAGGAAGTCGACAAGAAACGCAGAACGGAGAATCTGGAACTGGCTTACCTGGATGGCTACCAGGTAAACGGCAAGACTTTTTTCAATGCCATCTGGAGAAAACCGGAGCAGAGACCTCGCATGACTCCCTCACCGATCCGCTGGCAGACCGCCGCTGACATTCCAGTTACCGGTCTGGAACAACCGGAACTCGCCTCACTGGACCAGTCAATCAAAGAGTTCCTGCTCGAATACCATCCCCCGGGTGCATCTGTCGCGGTCAGCTATCGCGGTCGCCTCGTCTATGCGCGCGGTTTTGGTTACGCCGATGTTGAGCAAAAGAAAAAGGTCCAGCCAGACAGCCAGTTTCGGATTGCCAGCCTCTCTAAGCCCATCACAGCCGTAGCCATCATGAAGCTCATCGAACAGGGAAAATTGCAACTGGACACGAAGGTCTTTTCAGTATTGAAAGATTACCAGAAGGAGCTGGCAGCTCCAGAAGTCGATTCGCGCCTGAAAGAAATCACGATTCAAAACCTGCTGAATCATACTGGAGGCTGGGACCGGGATGCCTCCTTTGACCCCATGTTTCGTTCGGTTGCTTTCGCCAGACAACTCGGCAAGCAGCCTCCCGCTGAAGCGGACGATGTGATTCGCATCATGGTACAGAAACCACTCGATTTTGCCCCTGGTGAAAAGTATGCCTACTCCAATTTTGGCTACTGCCTGCTGGGGCGAGTGATCGAAGAACTAACGGGACAGCCTTACGCAGACTATGTACAGCAGACGATCTGCCAGCCCCTGGGTATGAAACACACAGAACTCGGCAGGACGCTGCTCATCAACCGACGCCCCAATGAGGTCAAATACTACAGCGGCGATGTTGGTAGTACCGTCTATTCGAATAATACGCTCTCCGAAGTGCCGCGCCCATATGGTGCCTGGTACCTGGAAGCAATGGACTCACACGGAGGCTGGATTTCATCTGCCCCGGACCTGGTACGCTTCGCGACTGCGTTCAACCTGCCGGATGAATGCCCGATCCTGCAGGCTCCTGCACTCTCTCAGATGTTTGCCCGTCCTGAAGGGAGTGCCGGCTTCACAGAGGATGGCGTCCCCAAAGTTGCCTACTATGCCTGTGGTTGGATGGTGCGGCCAATCGACACAGCGGGCAATGCAAACCACTGGCATATGGGAGCCCTGGATGGCACTTCAACCCTGCTCGTCAGACGACTGGATCGAATCAACTGGGCCATCCTATTCAATACCCACCAGGGTGCCGACCAGAAACGACTATCAAATCTGATCGATGCCCCTATGCATCGCTGGATCAACCAGATCGAAAACTGGCCTGAAAAAGATCAGTTTCGAGAAGATTGA
- the mprF gene encoding bifunctional lysylphosphatidylglycerol flippase/synthetase MprF, whose protein sequence is MLHRLKQLAPLLVITIFVGAIWLLVRELKHYNIHDIRSAVVQIPAWRLWAAGGLTVLNYVLLIGYDYLAVRAIQHPLSLGKISLASFTGFVTSYNFGALLGGTSVRYRLYSAWGLTAMEILQLMLMLGTTYWVGVFALAGVVFLSHPFPIPASLHLPFSSVQPLGGMLLAVAIVYASLTLIRKSPIRVKGIELRLPSTRMTLLQLAVSAGDLLLVAAIVYILLAHNLTIGYGEFLGIFLMATVTVVLSHVPGGVGVFELVILTLVASPSSAKILAGLLVFRVIYYLIPLFFAVILMGLHELSLNRGLAQRTLQQANRWSAAIAPLILSWCTLLAGAVLLFSGATPIVTARLGHLQQTLPLPLVEISHFLGSLIGAALLVLARGLQRRLDSAWWLITGLLSLGILVSLLKGFDFEEAILLGIILLALLLSRRQYYRKGTLIHDRFSLPWAATILSIVLCSLWLGLFAYRNIEYSHELWWAFTIKGDASRFMRGSIGAISVVLLFSIAKLTSAQRPQAHPPTTDELALVRQLVTASPVTSTRLALLGDKSLLFNPQQTAFIMYGIQKRSWISLGDPVGPEAERAELVWQFRELVDLYDGWPVFYQIRPENLSIYLDQGLTILKLGEEARVPLTEFELSGGKRRKLRQAINHCEQAECEFTIIPREQVPAILPELKRISDDWLQSKSTKEKGFSLGYFDETYLSQFPIAVVKQRGTIIAFTNILEGADKEELSADLMRYDQTAPPGVMEYLFVKLMLWGQTAGYTWFNFGMAPLSGIESRPLSPVWNRTANLIFRYGDHFYRFEGLRSYKEKFDPVWTPKYLAAPGGLALPQILRDLVALIGKPHTDSIRRSHDGPLG, encoded by the coding sequence ATGCTGCATCGCCTTAAACAACTCGCTCCGTTGCTGGTGATTACCATCTTTGTGGGAGCCATCTGGCTGCTGGTCAGGGAGCTGAAACATTACAACATCCACGATATCCGCTCGGCTGTAGTGCAGATTCCCGCCTGGCGACTCTGGGCAGCCGGGGGCTTGACCGTTCTCAATTACGTCTTGCTGATTGGTTATGACTATCTGGCAGTGCGGGCAATTCAGCATCCACTTTCTCTAGGGAAAATCTCGCTGGCTTCCTTTACCGGTTTTGTCACCAGCTACAATTTCGGTGCCCTGCTGGGAGGGACCTCGGTTCGCTATCGTCTTTATTCCGCCTGGGGTTTGACGGCGATGGAAATTCTGCAGCTGATGCTCATGCTGGGAACGACTTACTGGGTTGGCGTGTTTGCACTGGCCGGGGTCGTTTTTCTTTCCCATCCTTTCCCGATCCCCGCATCGTTACACCTTCCCTTTTCCAGTGTTCAACCACTGGGGGGAATGTTACTGGCTGTTGCGATTGTTTATGCCTCGCTGACACTTATCCGCAAATCACCCATCCGGGTCAAAGGCATTGAACTGCGTCTGCCCAGCACCAGGATGACCTTATTACAGCTAGCCGTCTCGGCAGGAGACCTGCTGCTGGTCGCCGCGATCGTGTATATCCTGCTCGCGCATAACCTCACCATTGGCTACGGCGAGTTTCTGGGGATCTTCCTGATGGCAACAGTGACGGTGGTACTTTCCCATGTACCAGGAGGAGTCGGCGTCTTTGAACTGGTAATTCTCACACTCGTCGCCTCCCCTTCTTCGGCTAAGATCCTGGCGGGGTTACTGGTCTTCCGAGTGATTTACTACCTGATCCCCCTGTTTTTCGCCGTGATTTTAATGGGTCTGCATGAGCTCTCCCTCAACCGCGGCCTGGCACAACGTACTCTGCAGCAGGCGAATCGCTGGTCGGCGGCGATCGCCCCCCTGATTCTTTCCTGGTGCACGCTGCTGGCGGGGGCAGTCCTGCTCTTTTCGGGTGCCACCCCCATCGTCACAGCCCGCCTGGGTCACCTGCAGCAGACGCTCCCCCTGCCCCTGGTCGAGATTTCACACTTCCTGGGGAGTCTGATCGGAGCGGCCCTGCTGGTCCTGGCCCGGGGACTCCAGCGGCGACTCGATTCGGCCTGGTGGCTGATTACCGGCCTGCTGAGCCTGGGGATCCTGGTCTCTCTTCTGAAAGGCTTCGACTTTGAAGAAGCGATTCTGTTGGGCATCATTCTACTGGCCCTGCTCCTCAGCCGCCGACAGTACTACCGTAAAGGAACTCTGATTCACGACCGCTTCAGTCTTCCCTGGGCAGCCACCATCCTGAGCATCGTACTCTGTTCGCTCTGGCTTGGACTGTTTGCCTATCGGAACATCGAATATTCCCACGAACTCTGGTGGGCGTTTACAATCAAAGGTGACGCTTCACGTTTCATGCGGGGCAGCATCGGTGCGATCTCGGTGGTGTTGCTCTTCTCCATTGCGAAATTAACCTCCGCACAGCGTCCCCAGGCACACCCGCCGACCACGGACGAACTGGCGCTGGTCAGGCAACTCGTGACAGCTTCACCAGTCACGTCCACACGCCTGGCATTACTGGGAGATAAATCCCTGCTGTTCAATCCACAGCAGACAGCGTTCATTATGTATGGCATTCAGAAACGGTCCTGGATCAGCCTGGGAGATCCTGTCGGACCCGAAGCGGAACGGGCCGAACTGGTCTGGCAGTTTCGCGAACTTGTGGACCTCTACGATGGATGGCCCGTCTTCTACCAGATCAGACCGGAAAACCTCTCAATTTATCTCGACCAGGGATTGACCATCCTCAAACTGGGCGAAGAGGCACGGGTCCCTTTAACCGAGTTTGAACTCTCCGGCGGTAAACGACGAAAGCTCCGTCAGGCGATCAATCACTGTGAACAGGCAGAATGTGAATTCACCATCATCCCCAGGGAGCAGGTTCCTGCCATCCTTCCGGAACTGAAACGGATCTCTGATGACTGGCTGCAGTCTAAGAGTACGAAGGAAAAAGGGTTTTCCCTCGGTTACTTTGACGAAACCTATCTGTCGCAGTTCCCGATTGCTGTCGTCAAACAACGGGGAACGATCATTGCCTTCACCAACATTCTGGAAGGCGCCGACAAAGAAGAGCTCTCAGCCGATCTGATGCGCTACGATCAGACAGCGCCCCCGGGTGTGATGGAATACCTGTTTGTGAAACTGATGCTCTGGGGACAGACTGCAGGTTATACCTGGTTCAATTTCGGTATGGCTCCCCTTTCCGGAATCGAAAGTCGTCCGCTGTCCCCCGTCTGGAACCGGACGGCGAACTTGATCTTCCGCTATGGCGATCACTTCTACCGTTTTGAAGGTTTGCGCAGCTACAAAGAAAAATTTGATCCGGTCTGGACTCCCAAGTACCTCGCAGCGCCCGGCGGACTGGCACTACCTCAGATCTTACGAGACCTGGTTGCCTTGATTGGTAAACCCCACACTGATTCGATCCGGAGATCGCACGATGGACCACTGGGATAA
- a CDS encoding DUF6159 family protein: MFTRISNGWALSKQSFHVLMLDKELLLFPIMSGISCLLVLASFALPLWNSKYVDVIMNDQQAPQDPVAYLILFAFYFVNYFVMIFFNSALMSCAIIRLKGGNPGIGDGFNSALNRLPQIAGWALVSATVGFIIKMIESRSERLGQFVAGLLGMAWSITTYFVIPVLVVERKNPFESIKRSVGILRETWGESLVANFGIGMIMFLVMIPLFAMIVGGGFLISSGSVALGGALIGVAIFGILLASLVSSACHSIVIAAIYLYAAEEEVPEVFDHDLIAHAFAQK; the protein is encoded by the coding sequence ATGTTTACCCGCATCTCAAACGGATGGGCGCTCTCAAAACAAAGTTTTCACGTCTTAATGCTGGATAAAGAACTGCTGCTGTTTCCCATCATGAGTGGCATTTCCTGTCTGCTGGTCCTGGCCAGTTTTGCCCTGCCCCTCTGGAACAGTAAATATGTTGATGTCATCATGAACGATCAGCAGGCTCCGCAGGATCCGGTCGCTTATCTGATCCTGTTTGCCTTCTATTTCGTAAATTACTTCGTGATGATCTTTTTCAATTCAGCCCTGATGTCCTGTGCCATCATTCGCCTGAAGGGGGGCAATCCGGGGATCGGAGATGGTTTTAATTCCGCCCTCAACCGACTGCCGCAAATCGCCGGTTGGGCCCTGGTCAGTGCGACCGTAGGTTTCATCATCAAGATGATCGAGTCCCGCTCTGAGAGACTGGGACAGTTTGTTGCCGGTCTGCTCGGAATGGCCTGGTCGATTACGACTTATTTCGTGATCCCCGTCCTGGTAGTCGAACGGAAAAACCCCTTCGAGTCAATCAAACGCTCTGTCGGTATTCTGCGCGAGACCTGGGGCGAATCACTAGTCGCCAACTTCGGTATCGGCATGATCATGTTCCTGGTCATGATCCCACTGTTTGCAATGATTGTGGGTGGAGGCTTCTTGATCAGTTCTGGGAGCGTCGCCCTCGGTGGAGCTCTGATCGGAGTCGCCATTTTCGGTATCCTGCTGGCATCCCTGGTTTCCTCCGCCTGCCATTCGATCGTCATCGCGGCCATCTACCTCTATGCTGCTGAGGAAGAGGTCCCGGAGGTCTTCGATCACGATCTGATCGCACATGCCTTCGCTCAGAAATAG
- a CDS encoding FAD-dependent oxidoreductase translates to MDEFQPPSSGASITTRCCVVGGGPAGLFLGYLLGRAGVEVIVLEKHKDFLRDFRGDTIHPSTLELMHELGLLDEFLSIADKHFESLKLNFEGQDVEGPYFTHLPTKCKFITFAPQWDFLNMLARHAAEFPNFQVHMQSKATGLLFEGDQVVGVKVEGVNGEYEIRADLVVGADGRGSDMRHEAGVEIVEKGIPIDVLWFRVSKEGEVTDNTLARIRDGRMLITIDRGDYFQTGMIIHKGSFDDLKQEGLEAFRKRVVDILPALSDGINDIDSWDKVRLLTVQLNHITNWARPGLLFIGDAAHAMSPVGGVGVNLAVQDAVAAANILADPLYNGTLTLSDLKRVQQRREPPALHMQRLQVFAHQRLFGGSSVPGKPISISWPLRKIAGLLAPILRRKAGKIIGLGLLQEHIECPSRAPRPAEAPVK, encoded by the coding sequence ATGGATGAGTTTCAGCCACCGTCAAGCGGTGCTTCGATTACAACTCGCTGTTGTGTTGTCGGCGGAGGGCCAGCGGGATTATTTCTCGGCTATCTGCTGGGGCGGGCCGGCGTAGAAGTCATCGTACTGGAAAAACACAAAGACTTTCTGCGTGACTTTCGTGGCGATACCATTCATCCTTCCACACTCGAACTGATGCATGAACTGGGCCTGCTCGATGAATTTCTGAGCATCGCGGACAAACACTTCGAATCTCTGAAACTCAATTTTGAAGGGCAGGATGTCGAAGGGCCTTACTTCACACATCTGCCGACCAAATGCAAATTCATCACCTTTGCACCACAGTGGGATTTCCTGAATATGCTGGCCCGGCATGCCGCTGAATTCCCCAACTTCCAGGTACACATGCAGTCGAAAGCCACCGGCCTGCTCTTTGAAGGAGACCAGGTTGTAGGCGTGAAGGTGGAAGGAGTGAATGGAGAATATGAAATCCGAGCCGATCTTGTCGTCGGTGCCGACGGCCGAGGCTCGGACATGCGCCACGAAGCAGGTGTCGAAATCGTCGAAAAAGGGATTCCGATCGACGTACTCTGGTTCAGAGTCAGTAAGGAAGGCGAAGTCACCGACAACACACTGGCCCGCATTCGAGATGGGAGAATGTTAATCACCATCGACCGCGGAGACTACTTCCAGACCGGGATGATCATTCACAAAGGTTCCTTCGATGACTTGAAGCAGGAAGGCCTCGAAGCCTTTCGCAAACGGGTCGTCGATATTCTGCCCGCCCTCTCTGATGGCATCAACGACATCGACTCGTGGGATAAGGTCCGTCTGCTGACCGTGCAGTTGAATCATATTACCAACTGGGCGCGTCCGGGGCTGCTGTTCATTGGAGACGCGGCCCATGCGATGTCCCCTGTGGGGGGTGTTGGTGTCAACCTCGCAGTTCAGGATGCGGTCGCAGCAGCCAACATCCTGGCGGACCCACTCTATAATGGAACCCTGACTCTGTCAGATCTGAAGCGGGTACAACAGCGGCGTGAACCACCGGCTCTCCATATGCAGCGTCTGCAGGTCTTTGCACACCAACGACTGTTCGGCGGTAGCAGCGTCCCCGGTAAACCGATCTCAATTTCCTGGCCGTTACGAAAAATCGCCGGGCTGCTTGCCCCGATTCTCAGACGTAAAGCTGGAAAGATCATCGGACTCGGTTTACTGCAGGAGCATATCGAATGCCCCAGCCGCGCCCCTCGCCCTGCAGAAGCGCCAGTAAAATAA
- a CDS encoding glycogen debranching protein, whose protein sequence is MDHWDKREGSPVHLGETWVPSENAYNFAIYSKHAEEVKLLFFTEDNLFEPVFEFAFDYLRNKSAEIWHCRIPKEKIKSAKYYAYQIDGPAPDGIYDWHAFDPDKLLFDPYSHNLFFPPLFDRQRACLPGSNIGHAPLSVLQSIECAFNWDDDQHIHHTSDLVIYEMHVKGFTRRENSGVSADARGTFAGVIEKIPYLLELGVTAVELMPVYQFDDDDGNYWGYMPLGFFAPHDAYCKSDDTCERHIEFCEMVKALHTAGIEVILDVVYNHTGEGNEQGPTYSFKGIDNTTYYTLTNNPQDPFANYSGSGNTLHTANRAVRKMIVDSMHYWVKEMHVDGFRFDLASILTRRLDGSIDESNPTTIGQIGSDNTLTDRRFIAEPWDAAGEFQLGSRFPGHRWMQWNAAYRDTVQQFVRGDAGKVADLMTRIYGSCDLFPDDCLHALRPYQSVNYITSHDGFTLYDLVSYNNKQNWANGHNNTDGTNDYSWNCGWEGADAPPEVEQLRKQQAKNLFALLMVSNGSPMFRMGDEFLQTQGGNNNPYNQDNETTWLDWDRLETHQDFFRFVKLMIAFRKRHSTVCRSHFWREDVKWYGVTRYVDLTPAAKTLAFCLHGQSEADVDLYVMINAAANTCIFGIHEGTPGEWQRVVDTALPSPEDVLEPESLKPVSAATYDVQARSVVILIRQKRIL, encoded by the coding sequence ATGGACCACTGGGATAAAAGAGAAGGCTCTCCCGTACATTTGGGAGAAACCTGGGTTCCCTCAGAGAACGCTTATAACTTCGCCATCTATTCGAAACACGCCGAAGAGGTGAAGCTGCTCTTCTTCACCGAGGACAATCTGTTCGAACCGGTCTTCGAATTTGCGTTCGACTATCTGCGCAATAAATCTGCTGAAATCTGGCACTGCCGGATTCCCAAAGAGAAGATCAAATCTGCAAAATACTACGCTTACCAGATCGACGGTCCCGCGCCGGATGGCATTTATGACTGGCATGCCTTTGATCCGGATAAGCTGCTGTTCGACCCCTACTCCCACAACCTCTTCTTCCCTCCACTGTTTGATCGTCAGCGGGCCTGCCTGCCGGGCTCCAACATCGGACATGCCCCGCTCTCGGTATTACAGTCGATTGAGTGCGCCTTTAACTGGGATGACGACCAGCATATCCATCACACTTCTGACCTGGTCATCTACGAGATGCACGTCAAGGGGTTTACCAGGCGTGAGAACTCCGGAGTTTCGGCTGACGCCCGGGGAACGTTTGCAGGCGTGATTGAAAAAATCCCGTATCTGCTGGAACTGGGAGTGACCGCGGTTGAACTGATGCCCGTCTATCAGTTCGACGACGACGATGGTAATTACTGGGGATACATGCCCCTGGGCTTCTTCGCGCCGCATGATGCGTACTGCAAATCAGACGACACCTGCGAACGCCACATCGAATTTTGTGAAATGGTCAAGGCCCTGCACACAGCCGGCATCGAAGTCATTCTGGATGTGGTTTACAACCATACCGGCGAGGGAAACGAACAGGGCCCCACCTACAGTTTCAAAGGTATCGACAACACTACTTATTACACGTTGACCAATAATCCCCAAGATCCGTTCGCCAATTATTCGGGATCGGGCAACACGCTGCATACCGCCAACCGGGCCGTCCGCAAGATGATCGTCGACAGCATGCACTACTGGGTCAAGGAGATGCATGTAGACGGGTTCCGTTTTGACCTGGCCAGCATCCTCACCCGCAGACTGGATGGGAGCATTGATGAATCGAACCCGACCACGATTGGACAGATTGGTTCAGACAATACCCTGACGGACCGCCGCTTCATCGCAGAGCCCTGGGATGCCGCGGGAGAGTTTCAGCTCGGCTCCCGTTTTCCCGGTCATCGCTGGATGCAATGGAATGCCGCCTACCGTGATACCGTACAACAGTTCGTGCGAGGGGATGCCGGAAAAGTCGCGGACCTCATGACGCGCATCTACGGCAGTTGTGACCTGTTCCCCGATGACTGCCTGCACGCCCTGCGACCTTATCAGAGCGTCAACTATATCACTTCGCATGACGGCTTCACTCTGTATGATCTGGTCTCGTATAACAACAAACAGAACTGGGCCAACGGTCACAACAATACCGATGGCACCAACGATTACAGTTGGAACTGCGGCTGGGAAGGGGCAGACGCGCCTCCCGAAGTCGAACAGCTTAGAAAGCAGCAGGCCAAAAACCTGTTTGCGCTGTTGATGGTCTCTAACGGCTCGCCCATGTTTCGTATGGGTGACGAATTCCTGCAAACCCAGGGCGGCAACAACAACCCGTACAACCAGGACAACGAAACGACCTGGCTCGACTGGGATCGACTTGAGACACACCAGGATTTCTTTCGTTTCGTCAAACTGATGATCGCCTTCCGAAAACGGCACTCAACAGTCTGCCGTTCCCATTTCTGGAGAGAAGATGTAAAATGGTACGGAGTCACACGCTATGTCGATCTGACGCCTGCCGCGAAAACACTGGCGTTCTGTCTGCATGGTCAGAGTGAAGCGGACGTCGATTTGTATGTTATGATCAATGCTGCCGCCAACACCTGCATTTTTGGAATTCATGAAGGAACTCCCGGAGAATGGCAGCGGGTGGTCGACACGGCCCTGCCCAGCCCGGAAGATGTGCTGGAACCAGAGTCCCTGAAGCCGGTTTCCGCAGCAACCTATGATGTGCAGGCACGGTCGGTTGTGATTCTGATCAGGCAAAAGCGTATCTTATAA